The Chondrinema litorale genomic interval TTTGTAAAACCTCCAGTCAAATTTTTCGATGAACCTTTCTCCAAAAAACAATGATGAAGAACCTACTAAAATCGAAAAAATTAATCCTACTAATTGAAAAGTAGAACGTACTATTTTAAGAGCTTTAATTAGAGTAATAGTCATTATTAAAGCCATTAATATGTAAATACTAATCAGTAGCATTCCGACAGGTCCAGATGTATAATAGTAAAAAATGGGTGCTTGAAGTATAGCTAAAATGCAGAGGGTGAATGTTAAAATATTATTTGTATTTAGCATAGCTGATGTAAAAATTCAGATTAATATATGAGTAAACGAATAAGTATCTAAAAAACTCATTAAAAACATACTAATCAGAATGATTTTATATATTTGCTTTATGAAACAAGAAATTAAATCGGAACTTACACAGCAGTTGATCATCGACAAGGCATTTAACTTGTTTTATAAAAATGGTTTTAAATCCACCAGTATAGATAAAATAATGCATGCGACGAAGCTCTCTAAGGGTGCATTTTATCATCATTTTAAAAATAAGCAAGATATAGGTTTAGCAGTAATTAGCCAGCGGGTGCAAACCAGAATTCTTAATGGAATGATAAAACCTCTGGATTCAAACCAAGAACCTGTTGAGCTACTCAAGCATGTTTTTACTTCTAAAATCAAGTCTTTTTCGATGGAAGAAAAACAAGCGGGTTGCCCGGCAAATAACCTCATCAACGAAATAGGAGATAGTGAATTAGGCTACCAACTCGCTCTTCGAAAAATTATAGACGATTGGAAACAAGCCATTATCAAAGTAATTGAAAATGGAATAAGTACAGGTAGCATTAAACCCGAAGTGGATAGCGCCGCTGTAGCCATTTACCTGATTAGTGCTTTTGAAGGAATTCGAGGAATTAGAAAGCTTTATCAAGACGATCAGATATTGGAAGAATATCTTTTAGGAGTAGGAAATTATATTAATCAACTTAAATAAATTTTTTTGCACAAAAACA includes:
- a CDS encoding TetR/AcrR family transcriptional regulator → MKQEIKSELTQQLIIDKAFNLFYKNGFKSTSIDKIMHATKLSKGAFYHHFKNKQDIGLAVISQRVQTRILNGMIKPLDSNQEPVELLKHVFTSKIKSFSMEEKQAGCPANNLINEIGDSELGYQLALRKIIDDWKQAIIKVIENGISTGSIKPEVDSAAVAIYLISAFEGIRGIRKLYQDDQILEEYLLGVGNYINQLK